A window from Aquabacterium sp. NJ1 encodes these proteins:
- a CDS encoding ATP-binding protein, translated as MRPSPRPDWYRHKISDEQLDMVWTHARLGMVVATAFAVALAVALRGVVAPKTMVDAWLALKLAISGFRFVQGWLYARRATHPPAWATGTLVALIADGAVWGVAGFYVINMAPWPMASFFAAVLACISCVATFGLQVSARFTMGYAAPIMAPAALGLFMRGEIYGELGGIGLLLLLVLQMATAARTEKRIQEGIQLRLQAEALAQDKAEALKVAMRQSAVRTQFLANISHELRTPLHGILGVARLLRDAVPEPALSRRVELIETSGAHLLNLINDLLDISRIESGQFLIRSERNDLAAQIEQIAGVYTVRCEEKGLSFQLQDDLPKPCWVLVDPGRFRQVLHNLLGNAVKFTRHGGVTLSISRDEATGMVQAEVRDTGPGIPPADLSRIFEAFQQSEASNGNTEGAGLGLTIARDIARAMGGDVVARSVPGEGSTLTFTARLPQATAAGPHPAASPAAQPSAPTPCKALLAEDNDVSALVAMNFLEILGMQAVRAKDGAEALHQALAGEHRPDLILMDCQMPVMSGYQASRMIREQERALGLPRVPIVALTATATDSERQDCLDAGMDDFLPKPCTLEELSATIARWSGPGVKPPKPATAKPQQAEA; from the coding sequence ATGCGCCCATCACCACGCCCGGACTGGTATCGACACAAGATCAGCGATGAACAGCTGGACATGGTCTGGACCCATGCTCGGCTTGGCATGGTTGTGGCCACTGCATTTGCGGTGGCGCTGGCCGTGGCCCTGCGTGGTGTCGTCGCGCCCAAGACAATGGTGGATGCCTGGCTGGCCCTGAAGCTGGCGATCTCGGGCTTTCGCTTCGTCCAGGGCTGGCTGTATGCCCGCCGCGCGACCCACCCGCCCGCCTGGGCCACCGGCACCCTGGTCGCCTTGATCGCCGACGGCGCCGTCTGGGGTGTGGCCGGCTTTTACGTGATCAACATGGCGCCCTGGCCCATGGCCTCCTTTTTTGCGGCCGTGCTGGCCTGCATCTCCTGCGTGGCGACCTTCGGGCTGCAGGTCAGCGCCCGCTTCACCATGGGTTACGCCGCGCCGATCATGGCGCCGGCCGCGCTGGGGCTGTTCATGCGGGGCGAGATCTACGGCGAGCTCGGTGGCATCGGCTTGCTGCTGTTGCTGGTACTGCAGATGGCCACGGCCGCACGCACCGAAAAGCGGATCCAGGAAGGCATCCAGCTGCGGCTTCAAGCCGAGGCGCTGGCCCAGGACAAGGCCGAAGCCCTGAAGGTGGCGATGCGCCAGAGCGCGGTTCGCACGCAGTTCCTGGCCAACATCAGCCACGAGCTGCGCACCCCGCTGCACGGCATCCTGGGGGTGGCCAGGCTCTTGCGCGATGCCGTGCCGGAACCCGCACTGAGCCGCCGCGTCGAGCTGATCGAGACCTCGGGTGCCCACCTGCTCAACCTGATCAACGACTTGCTGGACATCTCCCGCATCGAATCAGGCCAGTTCCTGATCCGCAGCGAGCGCAACGATCTGGCGGCACAGATCGAGCAGATCGCCGGTGTCTACACGGTGCGCTGCGAAGAAAAGGGGCTCAGCTTTCAACTGCAGGATGACTTGCCCAAGCCCTGCTGGGTGCTGGTGGACCCCGGGCGATTCCGGCAGGTCCTGCACAACCTGCTGGGCAATGCCGTCAAGTTCACACGGCACGGTGGCGTGACCCTGAGCATCAGCCGCGACGAGGCCACGGGCATGGTGCAAGCTGAGGTGCGCGACACCGGCCCGGGCATTCCTCCCGCCGATCTGAGCCGGATCTTCGAGGCCTTCCAGCAATCAGAGGCGAGCAATGGCAACACCGAAGGCGCCGGCCTGGGCCTGACCATTGCCCGCGACATCGCCCGCGCCATGGGCGGCGATGTGGTCGCGCGCAGCGTGCCCGGAGAAGGCAGCACCTTGACCTTCACGGCCAGGCTGCCACAGGCCACGGCGGCAGGCCCTCATCCAGCGGCATCGCCTGCCGCACAGCCCAGCGCCCCCACCCCTTGCAAGGCCCTGCTGGCCGAAGACAACGACGTCAGCGCCCTGGTGGCCATGAACTTTCTGGAGATCCTGGGCATGCAGGCGGTCCGGGCCAAGGATGGCGCCGAGGCCCTGCATCAAGCCCTTGCCGGCGAGCATCGTCCCGACCTCATCCTCATGGACTGCCAGATGCCGGTGATGAGCGGTTACCAGGCTTCGCGCATGATCCGCGAGCAAGAGCGGGCGCTAGGGCTGCCGCGGGTGCCCATCGTGGCCCTGACCGCCACGGCCACCGATTCCGAACGCCAGGACTGCCTGGATGCCGGCATGGACGACTTCCTGCCCAAGCCCTGCACGCTCGAAGAGTTGTCCGCGACCATTGCGCGCTGGAGCGGTCCCGGCGTCAAGCCACCAAAGCCCGCGACGGCGAAGCCACAGCAGGCTGAGGCTTGA
- a CDS encoding DinB family protein: MSSPPCAPTGQAMDQRLMDWAEGLQAETPSRLLSFFSVSYQKQITMPYVVAVMHLFNHQTHHRGQITTLLTQLGADIGPTDLPVMPGWQ, from the coding sequence GTGAGTTCACCGCCTTGCGCGCCGACCGGCCAGGCCATGGACCAGCGCCTGATGGACTGGGCAGAGGGCCTGCAGGCCGAGACGCCGTCCCGGCTGCTGAGCTTCTTCAGCGTGAGCTACCAGAAGCAGATCACCATGCCCTACGTGGTCGCCGTGATGCACCTGTTCAACCACCAGACGCACCACCGAGGCCAGATCACGACCCTGCTCACCCAGCTGGGCGCCGACATCGGCCCGACCGACCTGCCTGTGATGCCGGGCTGGCAGTGA
- a CDS encoding mechanosensitive ion channel family protein — protein MDMHAIQLFLSTTVTELAIKVVAAILFWVIGRWLISKVIAIMSMTMSRNHVDPTLTKYLGSIVAVALNIALVLGILGYFGIQTTSFAAMLAGAGVAIGAAWSGLLGNFAAGAFMLVLRPFKVGDFVSIGGVVGTVHELGLFGTTIVTPDNVLTVVGNGKIFGETIQNFDALPVRRVDRIAQLANGVDPLDAIARLQAAVAQIPNVAQSPAPEINLLDMKLEGPQIAVRPYTANANYWQVYFATNEAIVKVCAEAGWPAPALTQIHKVQQAA, from the coding sequence ATGGACATGCACGCGATACAGCTGTTTCTCAGCACCACGGTGACGGAGCTGGCCATCAAGGTGGTGGCCGCCATCCTGTTCTGGGTCATCGGGCGATGGTTGATCAGCAAGGTGATCGCCATCATGTCGATGACGATGAGCCGCAACCATGTGGACCCGACGCTGACCAAGTACCTGGGCTCCATCGTGGCCGTGGCCCTCAACATCGCCTTGGTGCTGGGCATCCTGGGCTACTTCGGCATCCAGACCACCTCGTTTGCGGCCATGCTGGCCGGCGCGGGGGTGGCCATTGGCGCGGCCTGGAGCGGCTTGCTGGGCAACTTCGCGGCGGGCGCCTTCATGCTGGTGCTGCGCCCCTTCAAGGTGGGGGATTTCGTGTCCATCGGGGGCGTGGTCGGCACGGTGCACGAACTGGGTTTGTTCGGCACCACCATCGTCACGCCGGACAACGTGCTCACCGTGGTGGGCAACGGCAAGATCTTTGGCGAGACCATCCAGAACTTTGATGCGCTGCCCGTGCGCCGGGTGGACCGCATCGCCCAGCTGGCCAATGGCGTGGACCCGCTGGACGCGATCGCGCGCCTGCAGGCCGCCGTGGCCCAGATCCCCAACGTGGCGCAGTCCCCCGCACCCGAGATCAACCTGCTGGACATGAAGCTGGAAGGCCCGCAGATTGCGGTGCGCCCCTACACGGCCAACGCCAACTACTGGCAGGTGTACTTCGCCACCAACGAGGCCATCGTCAAGGTCTGCGCCGAAGCCGGCTGGCCGGCACCGGCCCTGACGCAGATCCACAAGGTGCAGCAGGCGGCCTGA